A part of Propioniciclava coleopterorum genomic DNA contains:
- a CDS encoding sulfatase-like hydrolase/transferase has protein sequence MSRGGVRPNVLILMSDEHRADFAGFAGHPGVRTPHLDALAEDAAVFEHCYAPSPICVPSRQAMAAGLHPHRLGVEVMGVDESSPGTMTFARLFSQHGYLTVAAGKLHYMGEDQMQGWRRRVGADQEVWPQFLAGADADAYAGVPRPTDHKWSMVTEIERSGVGDNPLTWEDEYAVRGALHVLHRHFVDAHYGRAVPDAPLLLLVSLNEPHYPYATPDAERFAHHLATVEPFVDQEVFDHPFLGGRFVARAGIEVTAEAARRATAAYCAMIETMDARHGRVLDALRAAGQDLDDWIVVYTSDHGEMLGEHGVWEKQKFFEASARVPLLIRAPGRLPAGRVAANVSLVDLFATLAELAGLPVPDGLDSRSLVGLVTRGADAAGWDDEALSQFDRTHLMIKRGPLKYQWYGDSATEVLFDLDADPTEAADLSGEPRYADALAAFRVRRAALGFA, from the coding sequence GTGAGCCGCGGCGGGGTCCGCCCGAACGTGCTCATCCTGATGAGCGACGAGCACCGGGCGGACTTCGCCGGCTTCGCGGGGCACCCCGGCGTCCGGACGCCCCACCTGGACGCCCTCGCCGAGGACGCGGCGGTGTTCGAGCACTGCTACGCGCCGTCACCGATCTGCGTCCCGTCGCGGCAGGCGATGGCGGCGGGGCTGCACCCGCACCGCCTCGGCGTCGAGGTGATGGGCGTCGACGAGTCCTCGCCCGGGACGATGACGTTCGCGCGGCTGTTCTCGCAGCACGGCTACCTCACCGTCGCCGCGGGCAAGCTGCACTACATGGGCGAGGACCAGATGCAGGGCTGGCGCCGGCGCGTCGGCGCCGATCAGGAGGTCTGGCCCCAGTTCCTCGCCGGCGCGGACGCCGACGCCTACGCCGGCGTCCCGCGTCCGACGGACCACAAGTGGTCGATGGTCACCGAGATCGAGCGCTCCGGCGTCGGCGACAACCCACTGACGTGGGAGGACGAGTACGCCGTCCGGGGCGCGCTGCACGTGCTGCACCGGCACTTCGTGGACGCGCACTACGGACGCGCGGTCCCCGACGCGCCGCTGCTGCTCCTGGTGAGCCTCAACGAGCCGCACTACCCGTACGCGACCCCCGACGCCGAGCGGTTCGCCCACCACCTCGCCACGGTCGAGCCGTTCGTCGACCAGGAGGTGTTCGACCACCCGTTCCTCGGCGGCCGGTTCGTGGCGCGGGCCGGGATCGAGGTGACCGCGGAGGCCGCCCGCCGGGCGACCGCCGCCTACTGCGCCATGATCGAGACCATGGACGCCCGCCACGGCCGCGTCCTGGACGCGCTGCGGGCCGCCGGGCAGGACCTGGACGACTGGATCGTCGTCTACACCTCCGACCACGGCGAGATGCTGGGCGAGCACGGCGTCTGGGAGAAGCAGAAGTTCTTCGAGGCGTCCGCGCGGGTGCCGCTGCTCATCCGCGCCCCCGGACGCCTCCCCGCCGGCCGGGTCGCGGCGAACGTCAGCCTGGTGGACCTGTTCGCGACCCTGGCCGAGCTGGCCGGGCTACCGGTGCCCGACGGCCTCGACTCGCGCTCGCTGGTCGGCCTGGTGACGCGGGGCGCCGACGCGGCGGGCTGGGACGACGAGGCCCTGAGTCAGTTCGACCGGACGCACCTGATGATCAAGCGCGGGCCGCTGAAGTACCAGTGGTACGGGGACTCGGCGACCGAGGTGCTGTTCGACCTGGACGCCGACCCCACCGAGGCCGCCGACCTGTCCGGCGAGCCCCGCTACGCGGACGCGCTGGCCGCCTTCCGCGTCCGGCGCGCCGCGCTGGGGTTCGCCTGA
- a CDS encoding TetR/AcrR family transcriptional regulator, whose product MPTATFENLPPAKRDAFLDAALAEFAAHDFATASVSRIVARLGIAKGSVYQYFADKADLHDHLVAVAQERMLAALADAAPEQDADFFALLRFQMAQTVRVAGRLPREAALLERAYRSPRDAAAASARGAGVRHAHLVGLVRAAQARGELRADADPDLLTLVMVAVVGQLGPWLDARLPAGGAERYASPEVDEAFDSAVALLRDGLAP is encoded by the coding sequence ATGCCGACCGCCACCTTCGAGAACCTGCCGCCGGCCAAGCGGGACGCCTTCCTGGACGCCGCCCTCGCCGAGTTCGCCGCGCACGACTTCGCCACGGCGTCCGTGTCGCGGATCGTGGCGCGCCTCGGCATCGCCAAGGGGAGCGTGTACCAGTACTTCGCCGACAAGGCCGACCTGCACGACCACCTCGTGGCCGTGGCGCAGGAACGGATGCTCGCGGCCCTCGCCGACGCCGCGCCCGAGCAGGACGCCGACTTCTTCGCGCTGCTGCGCTTCCAGATGGCCCAGACGGTTCGGGTCGCCGGACGCCTGCCGCGGGAGGCGGCGCTCCTCGAGCGGGCCTACCGCTCCCCCCGGGACGCGGCCGCCGCGTCCGCGCGCGGGGCCGGCGTCCGCCACGCCCACCTGGTGGGCCTGGTGCGCGCCGCCCAGGCCCGCGGCGAGTTGCGTGCGGACGCCGACCCCGACCTGCTCACGCTCGTGATGGTCGCGGTCGTGGGCCAGCTCGGCCCCTGGCTCGACGCCCGCCTGCCCGCGGGCGGGGCCGAGCGGTACGCATCCCCGGAAGTCGACGAGGCGTTCGACAGCGCCGTGGCCCTGCTGCGCGACGGCCTCGCGCCCTGA
- a CDS encoding ABC transporter permease, with the protein MDHVDTTTRALATPGRDGSDAPAERAPGHRRTPLGTRLAHDYPVLLLAVPGMLIILAFQYYPLLGNVIAFQDYQPYLGIDKSLWVGLDNFRILVDGDPAFLNALVNTLILTLIQVVFVFPAPIILAIVLNNLVSGRLRQTVQSIVYLPHFLSWVIVVAIFQQMLGGAGMINNWLRSTGMEPFHIIGNADLFRALLTSQVIWKDTGWTTILFLAVIAGIDRSLYEAASADGAGRLRQMWHITLPGMRPIIVLLLILRLGDSLTVGFEQIILQQTAVGTHVSEVLDTYVYNNGIIGGQWGVAAAVGLAKGVVGLLLVLGANKLAHLFGEEGVYRA; encoded by the coding sequence ATGGACCACGTGGACACCACGACGCGGGCCCTGGCGACACCGGGTCGCGACGGTTCGGACGCGCCGGCCGAGCGGGCCCCCGGCCACCGCCGGACGCCGCTCGGGACGCGACTGGCGCACGACTACCCCGTGCTGCTGCTCGCGGTCCCGGGGATGCTCATCATCCTGGCGTTCCAGTACTACCCGCTGCTCGGCAACGTGATCGCCTTCCAGGACTACCAGCCCTACCTGGGCATCGATAAGAGCCTGTGGGTCGGCCTGGACAACTTCCGCATCCTGGTCGACGGCGACCCCGCGTTCCTCAACGCGCTGGTGAACACCCTGATCCTGACGCTCATCCAGGTCGTCTTCGTGTTCCCGGCGCCGATCATCCTGGCCATCGTCCTGAACAACCTGGTCTCGGGGCGGCTGCGCCAGACCGTCCAGTCCATCGTCTACCTGCCGCACTTCCTGAGCTGGGTGATCGTGGTGGCGATCTTCCAGCAGATGCTCGGCGGCGCCGGCATGATCAACAACTGGCTCCGCTCGACCGGCATGGAGCCCTTCCACATCATCGGCAACGCCGACCTGTTCCGGGCGCTGCTCACCTCGCAGGTGATCTGGAAGGACACCGGGTGGACCACCATCCTGTTCCTCGCCGTCATCGCCGGCATCGACCGCTCGCTGTACGAGGCGGCCTCGGCCGACGGCGCCGGCCGGCTGCGCCAGATGTGGCACATCACCCTGCCCGGGATGCGGCCCATCATCGTCCTGCTGCTCATCCTGCGCCTGGGCGACTCGCTCACCGTCGGCTTCGAGCAGATCATCCTGCAGCAGACGGCGGTCGGGACGCACGTCTCCGAGGTGCTGGACACCTACGTCTACAACAACGGCATCATCGGCGGCCAGTGGGGCGTCGCGGCCGCCGTCGGCCTGGCCAAGGGCGTCGTGGGCCTCCTGCTCGTCCTCGGCGCGAACAAACTGGCCCACCTGTTCGGCGAGGAAGGGGTGTACCGCGCATGA
- a CDS encoding glycoside hydrolase family 2 protein, which produces MGTVNSHPDPSLVRARWGTLVGPWEYGVSDQRWNEVARADEAVLGRSIVVPFPPESSASGIGEEPDGVMWYRRTLDLADAGTDDVRLHFGAVDYRAKVWLGDRLLGEHVGGHVPFHLDVPAAWLEGAPALTVAAHDPRDDPDQPRGKQDWEDEPHVIWYRRTSGIWRDVWWEALPAQHLEDVQWLATRPDGRVSARVAVAAGPGAAVELDVSRDGRSLGSIAVPVTAGAADIRLALVRPHDTDLTWSPERPTLLDARLRLLGRDGAVLDEATTRIGLRTVEAGDRAVLLNGAPRFLRFVLEQCYWPHTHLAAPDADALRAEAQLVRDLGFNGLRIHQVTPDPRFLAACDELGLLVVCDLPAPLRFSVTAFENTLAEWVALVRAHRNHPSVIGWLPYNESWGVPDIATSQQQRDAVAATHHVLKALDPTRLVLGNDGWEHTLGDLVGVHDYTHDPGKLFSRYRDHAAVWRTLRRGGHIRKPALLVHPEGDDTPVWLSEFGGVSVNTSDRAWEGYGGVGAEDLLRTLDALIAPVVSSSGLAGYCYTQLTDTEQEQNGLADAERRPKAPIEELRRIFSGAAAHAPVG; this is translated from the coding sequence GTGGGAACAGTGAACAGCCACCCCGATCCGAGCCTCGTGCGCGCCCGCTGGGGCACGCTGGTCGGCCCCTGGGAGTACGGCGTCTCCGACCAACGATGGAACGAGGTCGCCCGCGCCGACGAGGCCGTGCTGGGACGCAGCATCGTCGTGCCCTTCCCGCCCGAGTCCTCGGCGTCCGGGATCGGCGAGGAGCCGGACGGCGTGATGTGGTACCGCCGCACGCTCGACCTGGCCGACGCCGGCACCGACGACGTCCGGCTGCACTTCGGCGCGGTGGACTACCGCGCGAAGGTCTGGCTGGGCGACCGGCTGCTGGGCGAGCACGTGGGCGGCCACGTCCCGTTCCACCTCGACGTCCCCGCCGCCTGGCTCGAGGGCGCGCCCGCGCTCACCGTGGCCGCGCACGACCCGCGCGACGACCCCGACCAGCCCCGCGGCAAGCAGGACTGGGAGGACGAGCCCCACGTCATCTGGTACCGCCGCACGTCCGGCATCTGGCGCGACGTGTGGTGGGAGGCGCTGCCCGCCCAGCACCTGGAGGACGTCCAGTGGTTGGCGACCCGGCCCGACGGCCGGGTGTCGGCGCGCGTCGCCGTGGCCGCCGGCCCCGGAGCCGCCGTCGAACTCGACGTCAGCCGGGACGGCCGCTCGCTGGGGTCCATCGCCGTCCCGGTGACCGCCGGCGCCGCCGACATCCGGCTCGCCCTGGTCCGCCCCCACGACACCGACCTGACCTGGTCGCCCGAGCGCCCGACCCTCCTGGACGCCCGCCTGCGGCTGCTCGGACGCGACGGCGCCGTGCTGGACGAGGCCACCACCCGCATCGGGCTGCGCACCGTCGAGGCCGGCGACCGGGCCGTGCTGCTCAACGGCGCCCCCCGCTTCCTGCGGTTCGTGCTCGAGCAGTGCTACTGGCCCCACACCCACCTGGCCGCCCCGGACGCCGACGCGCTCCGCGCCGAGGCGCAGCTGGTGCGCGACCTCGGCTTCAACGGGTTGCGCATCCACCAGGTCACGCCCGACCCGCGCTTCCTGGCCGCCTGCGACGAACTGGGCCTGCTCGTCGTCTGCGACCTCCCGGCGCCGCTCCGGTTCAGCGTCACCGCCTTCGAGAACACCCTGGCCGAATGGGTGGCCCTCGTCCGGGCGCACCGCAACCACCCCAGCGTCATCGGCTGGCTGCCGTACAACGAGAGCTGGGGCGTGCCCGACATCGCCACCTCGCAGCAGCAGCGCGACGCGGTCGCCGCGACCCACCACGTCCTCAAGGCGCTGGACCCCACCCGCCTCGTCCTGGGCAACGACGGCTGGGAGCACACGCTGGGCGACCTCGTCGGCGTCCACGACTACACCCACGACCCCGGCAAGCTGTTCTCGCGCTACCGCGATCACGCCGCCGTGTGGCGGACGCTGCGGCGCGGCGGCCACATCCGCAAGCCCGCGCTGCTGGTGCACCCCGAGGGCGACGACACGCCCGTGTGGCTCTCGGAGTTCGGCGGCGTCTCGGTCAACACCAGCGACCGCGCCTGGGAGGGGTACGGCGGGGTGGGAGCCGAGGACCTGCTGCGCACCCTGGACGCGCTGATCGCCCCCGTGGTGTCCTCCAGCGGGCTGGCCGGCTACTGCTACACCCAGCTCACCGACACCGAGCAGGAGCAGAACGGCCTCGCGGACGCCGAGCGCCGCCCCAAGGCGCCGATCGAGGAGTTGCGGCGGATCTTCTCCGGTGCGGCCGCCCACGCGCCGGTGGGCTGA
- a CDS encoding carbohydrate ABC transporter permease yields MTATRHHDARPATTGAPATRAARPRRKHPILLDGQPYPKLPERIGNGIALTVISLLVIVPFISIVSTSISTPEHVIRSGGMVLFPSGGVDFTAYESIFTGGVVTRAIQVSAFITIVGTALALTLTATLGWALSRRGTVGNRVMLLLVLVSLLFNPGMIPVYLVVQQFGLLNTLWSVIVPTCVSAFNVIVVRSFFMNIPAEVMDSARMDGASEWQIFRHIGLPLSKAVLAVIGLFYGVGYWNAFFSAMLYIGDSSLWPLQLVLRTYVVQGVPMGAQDLGTAAEAMPPQTTIQMAILVISIIPILCVYPFLQKHFAKGVLTGAVKG; encoded by the coding sequence ATGACCGCCACCCGGCACCACGACGCGCGACCGGCCACCACCGGCGCACCGGCGACCCGCGCCGCCCGGCCCCGCCGCAAGCACCCGATCCTGCTGGACGGCCAGCCCTACCCCAAGCTGCCCGAACGCATCGGCAACGGGATCGCCCTGACCGTCATCTCCCTGCTGGTGATCGTGCCGTTCATCTCGATCGTGTCCACCAGCATCTCCACCCCCGAACACGTCATCCGCTCCGGCGGCATGGTCCTGTTCCCCAGCGGCGGGGTGGACTTCACCGCCTACGAGTCGATCTTCACCGGCGGTGTGGTCACCCGCGCGATCCAGGTGAGCGCGTTCATCACCATCGTCGGCACGGCGCTCGCCCTCACCCTCACCGCGACGCTCGGGTGGGCCCTGAGCCGCCGCGGCACCGTCGGCAACCGGGTCATGCTGCTCCTGGTGCTGGTCAGCCTGCTGTTCAACCCCGGCATGATCCCCGTCTACCTGGTCGTGCAGCAGTTCGGGCTGCTCAACACGCTGTGGTCGGTGATCGTCCCGACGTGCGTGAGCGCGTTCAACGTCATCGTCGTGCGGTCGTTCTTCATGAACATCCCCGCCGAGGTCATGGACTCCGCGCGCATGGACGGCGCCTCCGAGTGGCAGATCTTCCGCCACATCGGGCTGCCGCTGTCCAAGGCCGTCCTGGCCGTCATCGGACTCTTCTACGGGGTCGGGTACTGGAACGCCTTCTTCTCCGCGATGCTCTACATCGGCGACTCCAGCCTGTGGCCCCTGCAGCTCGTGCTGCGCACCTACGTCGTCCAGGGAGTGCCGATGGGCGCCCAGGACCTCGGCACCGCCGCGGAGGCGATGCCGCCCCAGACCACGATCCAGATGGCGATCCTCGTGATCTCGATCATCCCGATCCTGTGCGTCTACCCGTTCCTGCAGAAGCACTTCGCCAAGGGCGTCCTCACCGGCGCGGTGAAGGGCTGA
- a CDS encoding LacI family DNA-binding transcriptional regulator codes for MAATMHDVARLAGVSAKTVSNVINGYPHVREATRAKVQLAIDKLGYELNVTARNLRLGRTGLITLALPELKLPYFAEFADEAIRAAEARGLRVLIEQTNADRARELAVLHGVRRVMTDGLIFSPLALGPDDIRLFQVDFPLVLLGERVFGSGNDHVAVDNVAGARAATQHLIEGGRRRIAVVGSHPDEPVGAPALRERGYREALAGAGIAVDEALIRPGQAWHMSVGAQLTDELIASGVAFDAVFALNDALALGVLHSLHQHRIKVPAQVAVIGFDDVEESAYVRPTLSSVSPGREQIATTAIDLLLQRIAESPGTPAGERAPARRVLAEFSLVPRQSSGAR; via the coding sequence GTGGCAGCCACCATGCACGACGTGGCCCGGCTGGCGGGGGTCTCCGCCAAGACGGTCTCCAACGTCATCAACGGCTACCCGCACGTCCGGGAGGCGACCCGGGCGAAGGTCCAGCTCGCGATCGACAAGCTCGGCTACGAGCTCAACGTGACCGCCCGGAACCTGCGGCTGGGGCGCACCGGCCTCATCACGCTCGCGCTGCCCGAGCTCAAGCTGCCCTACTTCGCCGAGTTCGCCGACGAGGCGATCCGCGCGGCGGAGGCGCGGGGGCTGCGGGTCCTGATCGAGCAGACCAACGCCGACCGCGCCCGTGAACTGGCCGTGCTCCACGGCGTCCGGCGCGTCATGACCGACGGGCTGATCTTCTCCCCACTGGCCCTGGGGCCCGACGACATCCGGCTGTTCCAGGTGGACTTCCCGCTCGTCCTGCTCGGCGAGCGGGTCTTCGGGTCGGGCAACGACCACGTCGCTGTCGACAACGTCGCCGGCGCCCGCGCGGCCACCCAGCACCTGATCGAGGGCGGACGCCGCCGCATCGCGGTGGTCGGCTCCCACCCCGACGAGCCGGTCGGGGCGCCCGCGCTGCGCGAGCGTGGCTACCGCGAGGCGCTCGCCGGGGCCGGTATCGCCGTGGACGAGGCGCTGATCCGCCCCGGCCAGGCGTGGCACATGAGCGTGGGGGCGCAGCTCACCGACGAGCTCATCGCGTCCGGGGTCGCGTTCGACGCGGTGTTCGCGCTCAACGACGCCCTCGCCCTCGGCGTCCTGCACAGCCTCCACCAGCACCGGATCAAGGTCCCCGCCCAGGTCGCCGTCATCGGCTTCGACGACGTGGAGGAGTCCGCCTACGTCCGGCCGACGCTGTCCAGCGTCTCGCCCGGACGCGAACAGATCGCCACCACCGCCATCGACCTGCTTCTCCAGCGCATCGCCGAGTCCCCCGGGACGCCCGCGGGGGAGCGGGCGCCCGCCCGCAGGGTGCTGGCCGAGTTCTCGCTCGTCCCGCGGCAGTCCAGCGGGGCCCGCTGA
- a CDS encoding extracellular solute-binding protein, whose product MTINHLSRRTILQAAGVGAAAVLGGPLLAACSNEGRGGVQPTTGAPGGGGGGGGVLPKYLPYAGVKPDIKGGNGVGDTFFAYPAEPVTAITAAIGDGKPIRTLGITNQPIPPALGNNAFWQELNKRIGSDLEISLANPADYNQRFPTAVAGDQLPDIFSVGSAPQLPGLLASKALDLTEYLAGDAIAKYPFLANIQTDSWKSCVYNGRLMAVPVPRGMISSYVLYGRDDLLASHGVSGPATSYQDLYDKAKAVTAPAENRWAFSYVPVDYIRQMYGVQNGWQEVGGTLQASYADPAQKDALEAAKKLFDDGLVVPDAFTAQWQDYKTWFGGGRAMYTFDSFSAWPSFLTLIAGEHFSLAAYPPAKAEGGGAAKAWLGNPTNSTTAINAKAKDRVETMLSFLNWCAAAFGTSEYLFRKYGIEGVNYTLEGTDPILNDKGKSETQLGLLYLCDAPWPIYQAGDRKATQAQYDAQEAFMKNAVQSKTVGVYSETNARDGSRINKAMSDLQNDIIQGRQPVSAWDQGVADWKKNGGDKIRDELAKGLQESGG is encoded by the coding sequence ATGACCATCAACCACCTGAGCAGGCGCACGATCCTGCAGGCCGCGGGAGTGGGGGCGGCAGCCGTCCTCGGCGGCCCGCTGCTGGCCGCGTGCAGCAACGAGGGACGCGGCGGCGTCCAGCCGACCACGGGCGCGCCCGGGGGCGGCGGCGGAGGCGGGGGCGTGCTGCCGAAGTACCTGCCCTACGCGGGGGTCAAGCCCGACATCAAGGGCGGCAACGGGGTCGGTGACACGTTCTTCGCCTACCCCGCGGAGCCGGTCACCGCGATCACGGCGGCCATCGGGGACGGCAAGCCGATCCGCACCCTCGGCATCACCAACCAGCCGATCCCGCCGGCGCTGGGCAACAACGCCTTCTGGCAGGAGCTCAACAAGCGGATCGGCTCCGACCTGGAGATCAGCCTGGCGAACCCGGCGGACTACAACCAGCGCTTCCCCACCGCGGTCGCCGGCGACCAGCTGCCCGACATCTTCAGCGTCGGCAGCGCGCCGCAACTGCCGGGGCTGCTGGCCAGCAAGGCGCTCGATCTGACCGAGTACCTCGCCGGCGACGCCATCGCCAAGTACCCGTTCCTGGCCAACATCCAGACCGACTCGTGGAAGTCCTGCGTCTACAACGGACGCCTCATGGCGGTCCCGGTGCCGCGCGGCATGATCTCCAGCTACGTGCTGTACGGCCGCGACGACCTGCTCGCCTCCCACGGCGTCAGCGGACCCGCCACGAGCTACCAGGACCTGTACGACAAGGCCAAGGCCGTCACGGCGCCCGCCGAGAACCGCTGGGCGTTCTCCTACGTCCCCGTCGACTACATCCGGCAGATGTACGGCGTCCAGAACGGCTGGCAGGAGGTCGGCGGGACGCTGCAGGCCAGCTACGCGGACCCGGCGCAGAAGGACGCCCTCGAGGCGGCCAAGAAGCTGTTCGACGACGGCCTGGTCGTCCCGGACGCCTTCACCGCGCAGTGGCAGGACTACAAGACCTGGTTCGGCGGCGGGCGCGCGATGTACACGTTCGACTCGTTCAGCGCCTGGCCGAGCTTCCTGACGCTGATCGCCGGCGAGCACTTCAGCCTCGCCGCCTACCCGCCGGCCAAGGCCGAGGGCGGGGGTGCGGCGAAGGCGTGGCTGGGCAACCCGACCAACTCGACCACGGCGATCAACGCCAAGGCCAAGGACCGCGTCGAGACGATGCTGTCGTTCCTCAACTGGTGCGCCGCCGCGTTCGGCACCAGCGAGTACCTGTTCCGCAAGTACGGCATCGAGGGCGTCAACTACACCCTGGAGGGGACCGACCCCATCCTCAACGACAAGGGCAAGTCCGAGACCCAGCTGGGGCTGCTGTACCTGTGCGACGCCCCGTGGCCGATCTACCAGGCGGGCGACCGCAAGGCCACGCAGGCGCAGTACGACGCCCAGGAGGCGTTCATGAAGAACGCCGTGCAGTCCAAGACGGTCGGGGTGTACTCCGAGACCAACGCCCGGGACGGCTCGCGCATCAACAAGGCGATGAGCGACCTGCAGAACGACATCATCCAGGGTCGTCAGCCGGTGTCGGCCTGGGATCAGGGCGTGGCCGACTGGAAGAAGAACGGCGGCGACAAGATCCGCGACGAGCTGGCCAAGGGCCTGCAGGAGAGCGGCGGGTGA
- a CDS encoding sialate O-acetylesterase, with protein sequence MVRHGRRVSAGVIVGALVLGVPPVVAGEAGGCAAQADAEGMGRAVALDLPVAGQGWRDVAPPATVDERAALGPVDRVGYCLELVRDGRTEWVWTSFEATGKPSDLALPTRTGDLTREDARGLTVRSNVAGVAAVTEGRGWLEMWPNGYETRATRQLPGRYVGDAYSADAAYDADDNPNNVSFGSFQVHEVTADAATPVLAVNRWATRDAAIDVGIGANPTGNPDWTFAGNAGAYQRRTLTTYGRRAAVTLDEAPATRQLLPRDTRRQPWVTTRVAGTVAAGVRDVRLDVTRDGETERRALPLSAGRFATEVRIPAALTETDLVLTAEVAGRRRVIRTIEDVVAGDVIVVHGQSNAEARRWGRTAHQLDSPFVRSFGTNWLYPDVSAADRTWYTGVADTGMISGAVGQWGMQLAHRIMAERGVPVAVVQGSHGGRPISWFLRDAADPASVQTNYGRLLSRLRDGGLADRVSAIFWSHGESDNDNAPVHRAGATNVITGLRTDLSDAGAVPPLYLMQVRNSPCGNSETIALREEQRRLAADLGVSLFSQNSLDAAVGCHWDFVDGYQRLGDLAWEAVRADVYRVGPPDGATPPRPLEVRVSGERELTVRLADRGPLQVDAGAERDFRVGGEPVVTSVRRVAPDRLVLTTSVAVSPGDAVAYVAHLGAGPWITNRAGAGLVAFEMVAG encoded by the coding sequence ATGGTTCGGCACGGACGACGAGTGTCCGCGGGGGTGATCGTCGGCGCCCTGGTGCTCGGCGTGCCGCCCGTCGTGGCGGGGGAGGCGGGCGGCTGTGCCGCGCAGGCCGACGCCGAGGGGATGGGCCGCGCGGTCGCGCTCGACCTGCCCGTGGCGGGCCAGGGCTGGCGCGACGTGGCGCCGCCCGCGACCGTCGACGAGCGCGCCGCGCTCGGTCCGGTCGACCGCGTCGGCTACTGCCTGGAACTGGTGCGTGACGGGCGCACCGAGTGGGTCTGGACGTCGTTCGAGGCCACCGGCAAGCCCTCCGACCTCGCCCTCCCGACGCGGACCGGCGACCTGACCCGCGAGGACGCGCGCGGGCTGACCGTGCGCTCCAACGTGGCCGGCGTCGCCGCGGTCACCGAGGGCCGCGGCTGGCTGGAGATGTGGCCCAACGGCTACGAGACGCGGGCGACGCGGCAGCTGCCCGGCCGCTACGTCGGGGACGCCTACAGCGCCGACGCGGCCTACGACGCCGACGACAACCCCAACAACGTGAGCTTCGGCTCCTTCCAGGTGCACGAGGTGACCGCGGACGCGGCGACGCCCGTCCTGGCCGTGAACCGATGGGCCACCCGGGACGCCGCCATCGACGTCGGCATCGGCGCCAACCCGACCGGCAACCCCGACTGGACCTTCGCGGGCAACGCGGGCGCCTACCAGCGCCGCACGCTCACCACGTACGGGCGCCGCGCGGCCGTCACCCTCGACGAGGCGCCGGCCACCCGGCAGCTCCTGCCCCGCGACACCCGCCGGCAGCCGTGGGTGACCACCCGCGTCGCCGGCACGGTCGCCGCGGGCGTGCGCGACGTCCGGCTCGACGTCACCCGCGACGGCGAGACCGAGCGGCGTGCGCTGCCGCTGAGCGCCGGCCGGTTCGCCACCGAGGTGAGGATCCCGGCCGCCCTGACGGAGACCGACCTGGTCCTGACGGCCGAGGTGGCCGGCCGCCGCCGCGTCATCCGCACGATCGAGGACGTGGTCGCCGGCGACGTCATCGTCGTGCACGGCCAGTCCAACGCCGAGGCCCGCCGCTGGGGCCGCACCGCGCACCAGCTCGACTCGCCGTTCGTCCGGTCGTTCGGCACGAACTGGCTCTACCCGGACGTCTCCGCCGCCGACCGCACCTGGTACACCGGCGTCGCCGACACCGGCATGATCTCCGGCGCCGTCGGGCAGTGGGGCATGCAGCTGGCGCACCGGATCATGGCCGAGCGCGGCGTCCCCGTGGCGGTCGTCCAGGGCTCGCACGGTGGGCGTCCGATCTCGTGGTTCCTCCGCGACGCCGCCGACCCGGCGAGCGTGCAGACCAACTACGGACGCCTGCTGTCCCGGCTGCGCGACGGCGGCCTGGCCGACCGTGTGAGCGCGATCTTCTGGAGTCACGGGGAGAGCGACAACGACAACGCCCCCGTGCACCGGGCGGGCGCCACCAACGTCATCACGGGGCTGCGCACCGATCTGTCGGACGCCGGCGCCGTGCCGCCGCTGTACCTCATGCAGGTGCGGAACTCACCGTGCGGGAACAGCGAGACGATCGCGCTGCGCGAGGAGCAGCGCCGCCTCGCCGCCGACCTCGGCGTCTCGCTGTTCAGCCAGAACAGCCTGGACGCCGCGGTGGGCTGCCACTGGGACTTCGTCGACGGCTACCAGCGCCTCGGCGACCTGGCCTGGGAGGCCGTGCGCGCCGACGTGTACCGGGTCGGGCCGCCCGACGGCGCGACGCCCCCGCGGCCCCTCGAGGTGCGGGTGAGCGGCGAGCGCGAGCTCACGGTCCGGCTCGCCGACCGCGGCCCGCTCCAGGTGGACGCCGGCGCCGAGCGGGACTTCCGGGTCGGCGGCGAGCCCGTGGTCACCTCCGTGCGGCGCGTCGCGCCCGACCGGCTGGTCCTGACGACCTCCGTCGCCGTGTCGCCCGGGGACGCCGTGGCGTACGTGGCGCACCTCGGCGCCGGGCCCTGGATCACCAACCGCGCCGGCGCCGGGCTGGTCGCCTTCGAGATGGTGGCCGGGTAG